One Thiocapsa sp. genomic window carries:
- a CDS encoding DUF433 domain-containing protein, whose translation MRQEFSRVLHVAAQTHGRKRHRLQFREVLYFKLKGALEREGLVLSPEDRRALYNVLTLKAGEFGGWRRTGRKLMRAGDVPVTLDLTKIVRSTHSALRMVQRGEDLIERRPDVCSGEPVFTGTRVPVVHLVEQFRAGVPFAEIAEDYPQLGEKALRYAELRSRLGQAPGRPLRRLKIIRNAPQP comes from the coding sequence ATGCGCCAAGAGTTCTCCCGCGTGTTGCACGTGGCGGCGCAGACGCATGGGCGCAAGCGGCACCGTCTGCAGTTTCGCGAGGTGCTCTATTTCAAGTTGAAGGGGGCCTTGGAGCGCGAGGGATTGGTGTTGAGCCCGGAAGACAGACGCGCGCTGTACAACGTTCTGACGCTCAAGGCGGGTGAGTTTGGCGGCTGGCGTCGAACGGGGCGCAAGCTCATGCGTGCCGGTGATGTCCCGGTGACGCTCGACCTGACAAAGATCGTGCGCAGTACGCACAGCGCGTTGCGGATGGTTCAGCGAGGTGAAGACCTGATTGAGCGCCGGCCGGACGTCTGTTCCGGTGAACCGGTGTTCACGGGCACACGCGTGCCGGTCGTTCACCTCGTCGAGCAGTTTCGCGCGGGCGTGCCCTTTGCCGAGATCGCCGAGGATTACCCCCAACTCGGTGAAAAAGCCCTACGCTATGCAGAGCTGCGCTCGCGCTTGGGCCAGGCGCCAGGGCGACCGCTGAGGCGGCTTAAGATCATACGCAACGCGCCCCAGCCTTGA
- a CDS encoding PIN domain-containing protein: MAGHARYTAVLDACVLYPIAMTDALLSLATAGLYAAKWTTRIEAEWIRALENSRPDLAGRLDVRRDCMRAAVPDWEVVPEQWQRLDLAVELPDPDDLHVLAAAIAGHADCIVTDNLRDFPAEILQHFEIEAIDPDTFIIHQWDLHPVAVISAFKRMRTRRKKPESTPDEFATALERAGLPATADRLREAAELI, encoded by the coding sequence ATGGCCGGTCACGCGCGCTACACCGCTGTACTGGATGCCTGCGTGCTTTACCCCATCGCGATGACGGACGCCCTGCTCAGTCTGGCCACGGCCGGACTCTACGCCGCGAAATGGACGACTCGGATCGAGGCCGAGTGGATTCGGGCATTGGAAAACAGCCGCCCTGATTTGGCCGGTCGGCTCGATGTCCGTCGCGACTGCATGCGGGCGGCGGTTCCCGATTGGGAAGTGGTGCCCGAACAGTGGCAGCGCCTCGACTTGGCCGTCGAGTTGCCGGATCCTGATGATCTCCATGTGCTGGCCGCCGCGATCGCGGGTCATGCCGACTGCATCGTGACCGATAACCTGCGCGACTTCCCCGCCGAGATCCTTCAGCATTTCGAGATCGAAGCCATCGATCCAGACACCTTCATCATCCATCAATGGGATCTGCATCCGGTCGCCGTGATCTCGGCGTTCAAGCGGATGCGGACACGGCGAAAAAAGCCCGAATCGACCCCGGATGAGTTTGCAACGGCGCTGGAACGGGCGGGCTTGCCGGCAACGGCCGACCGGCTCCGAGAAGCCGCCGAGCTGATTTGA
- a CDS encoding helix-turn-helix domain-containing protein, with translation MTTIDHARELESPLLSPAEKDLARAAQRCIMAALDHSRAASILLTTDTGEQPRVEVPPAALKVIGQLLGAMSQGQSIVLMPMERELTTVEAAHVLNVSRPFLIKEMEAGHLPYRKVGTHRRVTLKHLLDYEQQMREQQQQALDRLADNTRELGLDY, from the coding sequence ATGACCACCATTGACCATGCCCGCGAGCTTGAGTCACCTCTGTTGAGTCCCGCCGAGAAGGATCTGGCGCGCGCCGCTCAACGCTGCATTATGGCCGCGCTGGATCACTCGCGCGCCGCCTCGATCCTGCTGACGACAGACACGGGCGAACAGCCGCGCGTGGAGGTGCCGCCCGCAGCCCTGAAAGTGATCGGCCAGTTGCTCGGCGCCATGAGTCAGGGCCAGTCCATCGTGCTGATGCCCATGGAACGCGAGCTCACCACGGTCGAGGCCGCACACGTCCTCAATGTCTCGCGTCCCTTCCTCATCAAAGAGATGGAAGCGGGTCATCTGCCTTACCGAAAAGTCGGCACGCATCGGCGCGTGACCCTGAAGCACCTGCTGGACTATGAGCAACAGATGCGCGAGCAACAACAACAGGCGCTCGATCGTCTGGCGGATAACACACGCGAGCTGGGTCTGGATTACTGA